The DNA window CCTCGCTGAGGCGGGCGATCTCCGCGGCGAGCGCGTCGACATCCACCACCGCCTTGATGTCGGCGAAGGTGGAGCGGACGGCCTGGATGTCGGCGGAAAGATCGAGATCGAGCATGACAGTCCAGACTAACGTGGATGCGGTGACAGACCGCGCCGGAACGATCCTCCTGCGGTTCGGGCCCATGGTCTACGGGCCCACCGTGCTCTTCGCGCTCGGCGAGGGTGCGGTCATCCCCCTCATCCCGGTGATCGCCTCGCGGCTCGGCGCGGATGTCGCGACCGCCGCCCTCATCGCCTCGGCGCTCGTCGTCGGGCAGCTCGTCGGCAACCTCCCCGCGGGCTACGCCGTGGCGCGCGTCGGCGAGCGGATCACCATGGTGATCGCCGGATCCGTCGCCCTCGTCGGCTTGGCCGGGCTGCTGCTCGCCCCGAGTCTGGGCGTGTTCGCGGCATCCATCTTCGTCATCGGCTTCTGCGCCGCGGCGTTCGGGCTGGCGCGCCACTCCTTCATGACGACCCGTGTGCCGCTCGCATTCCGCGCGCGGGCGCTGTCACTGCTGGGCGGATCGTTCCGCCTCGGCATGTTCGTGGGGCCCTTCATCGCCGCCGCGCTGCTGGCGGTGTTCGGCGACGAGCACGCGGCGGTGTGGTTCTTCGCCGCCTGTCTCATCGCGACGATCCTGCTCGTGCTCCTCGGTCCGGACCCGGAGAAGCAGCCGCCGCTGACAACCGGCGCGATTCCGGATGCTGCGGCCTCCGGTCCGCGCACGGCCACCGAGTCCTCCCGCCGCGCCGGCTTGCCGGACGACAGCGGCGAGGCGGTGACCGGGTCGATCCCGACCGTCGAGCGCGTCGGCGTGTTCCGGACGATGTGGCGTCACCGGCGGGTGCTGTCGCGACTGGGGCTGGCCGCGGCATCCCTGTCGGCCATCCGCTCGACGCGCCAGGTGGTGCTGCCGCTGTGGGGCGTGTCGATCGGGCTCGACGCCCAGACGATCGCGCTCGTCGTGGGCGTCTCGGGGGCGATCGATTTCGCCCTCTTCTACGCCAGCGGACAGGTGATGGACCGGTTCGGCCGCCTGTGGGCCGCCCTCCCGGCGATGCTGCTGATGAGCGCCGGCTTCATCGCCCTGGCCTTCACCCACGACCTCGCGTCGTCGGCGATGTGGTTCGCGCTCTTCGCCGCCGTGCTCGGCGTCGGCAACGGCCTGTCGAGCGGCATCCTGCTGACCCTCGGCGCCGACGTCGCTCCACCCGCCGACCCGGCGCCGTTCCTCGGCTCGTGGCGGACGCTGACCGACGCCGGCGGGGCGGTCGCGCCGCTGCTCGTCTCGGGGATCGCCGCCGTGTCATCGCTCGCCATCGCGACCGGGGCCGTCGGCGTGCTCGGGCTGCTGGGCGCCGGCGCATTCTTGCGGTGGGTTCCGCGCTTCGTGCCGCGCGCGACGCCGGACTGACCGCCGCGCGCGCGGATATGCGTCCGCCGGTCAGCGCAGGGCGGTCCGGCTCGTCGCCGTCGCCTCGAGTGCGAGCCCGTCGGGCACGAACAGCGACACCACTGGTGGGTACCACCTCCCCGCGATCGCCGCGCAGCGGCAGCGCCGCGTCGTGCAGCTCGACAACGTCGTCACCCTTGACAGGAAGATCAGCGACCTGAAGGCTCGGCTCGGTCGCGTGACGGTGCGCTGGTCAGGAAGCGGGATGCCTGACGCAGCCTACGAGGCCGCGGTGGCGCAGCTCGACGCCGATCTAGCCGGGCTGGTGGAACGGCGCCGGCATGCCGGTCCTGCGCCCGCCGTCGAGGTCGACCCACGCGAGCTCGCTATCCGCTTGACCGAGCTGTGGGATGACCTCACCGTCATCGAGAAGCGCAACCTGCTGCGCCCGCTCATCCACCGGGTGCGGATCCTGAAACCCGCCCGTCAGGGCAAAGGGGTGTGGCGAGACCGCGTCGACGTCATACCCGCCTGGGGGCCCGCTGCCGGTTGATGCACCCGACGCCGCCGCCGCACAGCTGTCCAGGTGCCCTGGATTAGCAACAGGATGAGTCCGCCGATGACGAGGACGACTGAGGTGGTCGTCCAGCCACCTAGGAGTCCTGGAAGCAGTCCGAGGAGAACGAATACAATGCCCAGAGCAAACCCGCCGCACATCTGAGCTGTCGCACTCGTGCCCTCATCCGAATCGGTCACGGCTTCATCTTGCACCTCTGCGACAATCAGCGCGTAAAGCCAGCGTGGGAGCGACACGACTTCGCCACCTACGCCGCGGCACTTCCCGGCGTTCGTCGTCTGATTCGGGCTCAGCGCATCCTTCTGATCTGCGCCGGCATCAGTGTTGGCGTTCCGCTCCTGATTGCCCTCACCGGCGGGCCGATATTGCTGATGGCTTTGACCCCTATCGTCACGGCGGTCCTCACCGCAGCATCCGGCTTTTGCCTGCAGCGAGCCGCTGCGGTCGAACGACTCGCCATCGCACGGTGGGTGATCGCCGCCGAGCGGTTCTCCTAGTCACGCAGGAGGCGCCTGGTATGAAGGCTGCATGAGTGGATGCGAGGGCCGATGGCTCCTGCTCGGTCTTCTCGGCGGAGTCGCCCTCGTGGTGCTGTGCCTTGGACGATGGATCTTCGAATTCATGACGGACTTCAACCGCGCGCAGGGCGGTTTGAACGGCCGCCTAGCCGGCGCTGCCCCGAAATGGTCTTCGCACACCATGGGCATAGGTATGGCGATCTGCGCTGTCTTGAGCTACTTCGAGTGGGCTCGCGCCTGCCCGCCGTTTCACCCTGACATCCTGGCCGTGTCGGTGGTTGTTGGCTCCCTGCTCCTAGCGACGGTTGCCACGGCTCTACTTGCTCGGAGAAGGTGGACGGTCGACCACATGTTCGATGCCGGTGCGATCTTGTCGCTGGGTCAAGAACATGCGGTGCGAGCCGCAAGACGAAGGGCGGCTCCGGGTCCCGTAGCCCTCATGGCGGTCGCCGTCGCGCTGTTCGCCCTTTATGCCTTCATCGCTTGAGCACAGCTCAGATCTCAGTTCGGCCCTGGAGGTGCTGTCGGTTGACGAACAACGACGTGCAACTTAAGACGACGACACTAACGGCTACGGCTTGAGAAGTCGGGACGCAGCCTCTGCGGTCGTCGTCGCGTTCGGGCGAGTGGCCGCAGTTCTCCATCGAGGAAGGCAAGTGCCGCGAAGGCTGTTACATGATTCACGGTCACCCGCTGGCTTCCCATCGGAAGGGCGTAGGCGGGGTTACGGAATGTTGCCGCGATGCCATGAATCAGCCCCAGCTCTTCTTCGGAGAGCTTCAGAACCCGCTCGGCTAAATCGTCTTCGCCGTAGTCCCACAAGCTTCCCGCGGCTTGGGGAGCCGAGAAGAAAACTCGGAGGGCCTTGTACCCCCTCATGGCGGCGACGATTGTCGGGTCGAAGCGCGCAGCCATGGCTGGATCGAGAACGACTTCGTCGCCCTTCTCGAGCAGCTCGTCGTAGTCGTAGATGACTGCGTCCTCGCCGCTGTCTTCTACCTTCGAGCTCGTTCCCGACACATCCATGTTCGAGACGATAGTCCCGATGTTGTGAACGGTTGCGACCAAAGGTCGTGACCGAAGTCTGCCCGGCAGGGACGTCGACCTTCGGGACACACCGTCCCTTCCTGTGATCGGTTCACGCACAACTACGAGCAACTTTCGACGGCGACACGACCCTCGTCGGGACGGAGCCGGAAAGTCGCACCGGGGCGACCCAGACAAGACGAAGAAAATGCCGTGAACTTAACTGGCCGGATCGGACAATACCCAGTGTGAGCATGCACGACGGCCAGATCATGACCCGATCCATCACGGAGCGGGCGGCGTTCGCGGAGCTCTATGACCGGCATGAACGCAGCGTCTACCGGTACGCGGCCCGCCGGCTCGGTCCGTCACAAGCAGACGACACCACCTCCGAGACATTCGTGGTGGCCTTCGCCCGCCGTGCGGACTTCGTAGGGCACGACGCCCGCCCTTGGCTGCTTGGGATCGCGACCACGCTCATGCACAAGTTCGCTCGACAGGAAGCCCAAGCATGGAGGGGGATGCTGGCCGCTGACCTCGCCAGGGTCGACAGCGATCAGTTCGAAGCTGTCGACGACCGGTTGGACGCCGGAACGACTGCGCAACAGATGGGAGCGACACTGGCGCGGCTTCCGGCAGGTGACCGCGACGCCCTTCTGCTGCACACCTTTGGCGACCTCGACTACGAGGGCATCAGCAAAGCGCTCAGCATCCCGATAGGCACTGTCCGCTCACGCATACACCGTGCCCGCCGAAAACTCCGCGCCGCGATCGACCCGGCTTACCGCCCAGAGAAGGAAGCACATCATGGACGAGATCTCGCTCCTGCGCCAAGTGCGGAATGACATCCCGGAGAGGGCGCCGGAGGACGTCGCTCGCCGACGGGAGGCCCTGCTCGCGCACATCGATGGTGCGGCCAACCCCATAGCGAGCTCGCACCGCCACAGCACGCGCACCGCTACATGGCTTGGAGTGTCGCTGCTGACAGCTGCGGCCGTAGCGATCGCACTGGCTATCGCCCCGAACGTGCTGAGCGGGAACACCATCAACAACGGGAACGACCAGATCGTGGCCGCGCCCAGCGCCGTCCCGACGGCCACCGCTGACGTCATGGTTCCCGCCTCAGTAGTGACGGTAATGAAGGCAGCCGCGATCGAAACCTTGAAAGTCAGCGACCCCGTCGTGGGCCCAGGCCAGTATTCGCTCATTCAGACCAACGCTGTTGGCCGCACCTCGGGGTCCATCGAGGCCGACCGAGCAAAGATCGAAGCCCAAGGCGGTGAATCGAAGGAAGAGGACTTGGTGTCGTATCTGCAGGGCGTACGCGAGGACCTGTATATCCCGGCGAACCGCGACAACGAATGGGTGTGGGTGCGTCATGCACCGACCGTCGTGGAGACCTTCGGACCACGATCCGAAGCACTCGCCCAAGAAAGCGAGACTTTCCCTGGTGGCACCGAGCGGCTACCCGGGGGCGCGTTCACCAGTGGCGGGTCGACGATTGACAGCTACTACATCGGGACGGAGCCCGTGCGAGGGTACGACGCTCTTCCCCGCGACCCGCAGCAGCTTCTCGGCACGATCTACGACCTGACAGTGGGTCAGGGGCAATCCCCCGATGGCGAAGCTCTTGTATGGATCGCCGACCGACTTCGCACGGGAACCGTGCCGGCCGATCTTCGGGCCGCCCTCTACGAGGCCGCCGCAATGATCCCAGGAGTCACCATCACCGAGCAGCAAGCAACCCTCGACGGGACAACTGGCATCGCCATCGGGCGCGCCGAGCCCTACGTCTATGACGACGTCAACGGGACGCGCGGCGGCTTTCGCCAAGACATCATCATCGATCCCACCACGGGCCAGTTCATCGGCGAGCGAGAGGTACTCCTAAAAGCCTTCACCGACATGCCAGCAGGCGCCGTGACGCGATCGACATCCGTCACCACTACCGTCGTAGACTCTGCACCCTAGTGAGACGGCAACATATTTGGGAAGCCCGAGTTTGAGGCCGCGCCTACTGTCGGTTAACGCATGACGACGTGGAACGTAGGACGGCGACACCTCGCTCATCGCATTCCGGAACGGACATAATCTCGACATTGTGTCGCGTCATACAGAGCGCCTCGCTATCGACTAGCTGGGGCGGGTCTGAAGCTTATTGCAGCGGCACGCCACAAAGCGGAGGACTCTACAGCGAAATGCTTCGTCGCAACGGCCACACGGACGCGCGCGCAGGTTCGGGTCAGGCCGGTCAGCGCAAGGCGGTGCGGCTCGTCGCCGTCGCCTCGAGTGCGAGCCCGTCGGGCACGAACAGCGACACCACCGGTGGGTACCACCGCCCGGCGACCGTTACCCGCGCCGACGTGCCGTCCGGCGTGCCGGCCGCGACGACCACGGCTCCTCCCCCGACCTCGGCGACCAGCGCTCCCGCCTGGTCCGCCACACCGTCGTCGGTGAGCACCGCGAGCGGATCGGCGTCGGTGACGACCAGGGTGAACCCGTCCGCGCCCGCGAGAGCCGCCGCATCCGCCAGCGCATCGAGCCTCTTCTGCGCCAGGTACAGGCTCGTCGCGTTCACGCACACCAGCACCGCCACCAGCGCGAGCAGGCAGTAGCCGATCGTCAGGATCAGGATGCTGCCCTCCTCGCCCTCCGCGGCGGCCGTCCAGCGCCGCATCACTCGGTTCCCCAGTACCGCGACACCTTCTGCGCGGCCGAGGCGTCGACCGGGACGGACGCCAGACGCTCGAGGCCGAGCACGGGCGGCACGAGCGGCAGCGAGACCCGCGCGGAGACGGTGACCACGACCGTAGCGCCGGCGTCAGGACAGCGGGTGCCCGCCGGGCGGCAGTCGAAGGCGATGTCGACGGATGCCGGATCCAGACCGTACTCCTCGACCACCGCGTCGAGCACCCGCGCGGCCTTGTCCCGCGCGTCCGCGTCGTCGGTCGACACGGCGACGGTGCGCGCGATGTGACGGGCGGCGGCCTCCACCCCGAGCGCCTGCCCCTGGATCAGACCCAGCGAGATGATGAGGTAGACCACGGGGACGAGGAGCAGCATCCCGACGACGATGAACTCCAGCGCCGCCGAGCCGCGCTCATTCGTCAGGTCGAGCCGGCGTCGCAGCACCGCGAGCGCCCGTGCCGTCCGATCAGTCGAACGACTCTGCGGGCGCATGCGCGGTCACCTCCAGCAGGCGCGGCACGCCGAGGAGACCGAGGAGCGGCAGCGTGGTGCGCACGGTCACCTCGACTTCCGGCCGGTCTCCTGTTCCGGTCTCCGTCACAGTGATGTCGGAGGCGTACTCGGCGCCGACGGCGCGGGTGACGATGGCGCGGGTGCGATCAGCCCCCTGCGCCAGCGACGTGTCCGCCAATGCGGCATGGAACGCGCCTTCAACGGCGGCGTAGTGGACGACGTTGCGGACGTAGATCGCCAGCGCGAGCTGCAGCACGGCGAGGGTGAGGAAGGTGAGCAGGGTCCCGACGAGGACGAACTCGACCGGACTGGACCCGCGCTCATCGCCCAGCAGCTCGCGGATACGGTGCACCGGTCAGATTCCGGAGACCCGATCGATGGCCTGCTGGAAGAGCTCCGCGAGCGCCGGTCCGGCCAGGGCCCAGATGACGACCACCAGCCCGGCCGTCATCAGCGTGATGAGCACCCAGCCCGGCACGTCGCCCCGATCCTCCTCCCAGGTGCTCCCCCAGGCGGATCGCACACGCGCCAGTGCGCGCGTCCCCAGTTCGTGCATCATGACGTTCTCCTTTCGATCGACGACGGTCATCCGACACCCAGCCGGAGCATGAACACACCCGGGAACACCGCGAACAGCACGCTCAGCGGCAGGATCAGGAAGACCAGAGGGATGAGCATGACGATCTCCTTGCGGCCCGCCTGCTCGATGAGGATGCGGCGCGCGTCCTCACGGGCGTCGCCGGCCTGCGCCTGCAGCACCTGGGCGAGCGGCGCGCCGCGGTCGATCGCGGCGACCAGGTGGTCGATGCTGCGCGACAGCGCGGGCACCTGGAGATCCGAAGACAGCCGGGTCAGGGCATCCTGCAGGCTCGAACCGGTGCCGACCGCCAGCACGACGGCGCGGAGCTCGGCCGTCAGATCGCCGACGCCGACCGTGCCGACCCGCCGGAGGGAGTCGAGCAGGCCCTCGCCGGCGGACAGGCAGAGCGCCAGGAACTCCAGCACCGTCGGCAGCTCCTCTTCGACGCGGCCGGTCCTCCGGCGGGCGGCGCGCGTCAGCCACAGATCGCAGCCGACCACGCCGGCGAGGCCGAGCACGGGCGGCAGCAGCACCGCGCCGGGGATGAAGCGTCCGGTGAGCGCGAGGCCGACGAGCAGCCCGCCGCCCGCGAGCACCCCGCCGACTCCCCACGCGAGCTGGCGGCCGCGGAAGGCGGCGACCTCCGGCGACCACGCCGCCTGTCGGAGCCGGCGGCTCACGCCCTCCGTACCGCCGAGCATCTCCGCGAAGCGCACCCGCAGCGCAGCCCAGGCGGTCGCTCCACCCGACAGCGCCGGCGGAGCCCACACCGTCGTGCCGCGGGGATCGGTCACGTCGCGGATGTACGGCGCGATCCGCCGCGACAGGCTCGGCGCACCCCAGCGCGGCGTCAGCGACATGAGCAGGCAGACGCCCGCGCCGAAGGCGCCGCCGAGCACGACGGCGGTGGCCAGCTGCGTGAGTGCGAGTGGGTTCACCCGAACCACCGCCGCGGCTCCGGCAGGCGGCCGATCCGCACCATGATGCGGAAGGCGACGATCGACACGAGCGCGCCGGCCACGATCAGCACCACGCCCTCGGCGCTGCCGTACGCCTTGGCGCCCTCCGGCCGGAGGGCCAGCATCCCGAGGATGACCCAGGGCGCGACGACTCCCAGAATCGCCGCACCCCGGATCCACGACTGCCGCGCCTCGACTTCGGCGCGCAGCGCGACATCGGCGCGCACCGCCGTCGACAGCGCGCGCAGCACCGCGGTCAGCTCCGTCCCCCCGACCTGACGGGCCATCCGCAGCGTCTCGATGATCCGGTCGGCGACCGGATCGGCCAGTGTCGACTTGAGGCGCTCGGCACTCGAGTCGAAGTGTCCTGAGGCCGCCAGATCACGGCCGAACTGCGCGAACGCCGGACGCAGGGCGACCGGGCCCGAGTCGGCCAGGCTCGCGACGGCGTCGGGGAGCGCCATGCCCGCGCGCACGGACGCGATCAAGAGATCGCAGACGTCCGGCCACATGCCGCGACGCCGGCGCCTCAGCCCGGTCTCCCTGCCGCGCAGCAGCGCCACCGGGGCCAGCGCGCCGATGACGACCGCGACGAGTGCGAGCGCCGGAACGGGCACCACCAGCCACACGATCGCACCGGCCACGATCCCGCCCGCCGCGCAGGCAGCGGGCAGCGTCTTCCCGGGCAGGTGGCCGTATCCTGCGCCCTCGAGCAGACGCGCGATGCGACCCGTCGACGCCGGGCGGGAGGCGACCGCGCCGGCCGGCCACAGCCACGGGGAGAGGATGAGGAGCAGGCCGGCCGCGAGCGTCGCGCCCCAGACGAAGATCATGCGCCGTCCCACCGGTAGAGCGTGCGGGCCTCGACGGCGTCCGCCACCACACGCCCGGTGGGCGCGACGAGCTCCACGACGCGGCGGCGACCCCCGGCATCCTTCGCGCAGTGCGCCACGAGGTGCACCGACGATGCGATCGCGGGCAGCACGAAGCCCCCGTCGATGTTGCGGCCCGCGAGCAGCGGCAGAGCGGCGAGCTTCGAGAGTGCGTCGCGCGCGGAGTTCGCGTGGATGGTCGCGGCACCGGGCACGCCGGTGTTGAGGGCGAGGAGGAGGTCGAGTGCCTCCGCGTCGCGCACCTCGCCCACCACGAGCCGGTCGGGACGCATGCGCAGAGCCTCCTTCACGAGCCGACGCAGCGTGACCTCGCCCGACCCCTCGAGGCTGGGCTGCCGACCCTGCAGCGCGACGAGGTCCGGCGCATCGACGGCGAGCTCGAAGGTCTCCTCCACGGTCACGACGCGGTGCTCCGGCGGGCATGCGCCGATGAGGGCGGCCAGCAGGGTCGTCTTGCCCGCGTGCGTGGCTCCGGACACCAGGATGCTGCGCCCCTCCGTCATGGCCGCGCGCAGGTGCACAGCGGCCTCCGGAGCGATCGAGCCGATCGCCTCGAGCGTGTCCAGGTCGCGGTAGGCGGGCAGGAACTTCCGGACGTTCACCGACCAATGCCGCCGGGTGATGTCGGGGATGACGACGTGCAGGCGCGACCCGTCGGGCAGGGAGGCATCGACGAAGGGCTGGCTCAGGTCGACGCGTCGACCGGTGGCGTGCAGCATCCGCTCCACGACGTCGCGGACGGCGGTGTCGCTCAGCGACAGCGGCACACGCTCCGACCGCCCGCCTCGCGCGATGAAGATGCGGTCGGGGGCGTTGATCCACAGCTCCTCGACCGTCGGATCGTCGAGGTAGGCCTGCAGCGGCCCGTACCCCGACACCGCGGCCAGCACGTCGCGCACGCACGACGCCTCGTCGTCGACGGGCGACAGGCCGCGGGCGAGGGCGAAGTCGTTGTGCCGCCGCACCTCAGATCGGGCGATCAGCGCGGCCGCGTCCGGATGCCGCGCCGGGTCGGTCTGCTCAGCCCTCAGCCGCTCGCGGACGCGCTCGGCGACCGCGGCGACGGGGCTGGCGACCGGACTCACCCGTGCATCCTCGCAAGACCGCCGACCGCCCCGCGCGAGTTATCCACAGCGCCCGCGCCGCAGCATCCACCCTCTCCTGTCCACCTGACGCGGACATGGGGAATCATCGGCACGATGCGACGAGCCCTGACAGGTGAAGGGAACGCGGGCAGCCCGTGTGGCGCGAGCGGCCCAGCACCGCTCGCTCACCTGACGGGAGAGTGCGGAATGAGCCATCCGTGGCGACAACGGGCGTCAGGTGAACGGAACGCGGGCAACCCGTCCTCGCCCGAACGGCCCGCCGCCGCTCGCCTACCTGTCACCGCCGTTCGGAATGAGGCCCGGTAACGACGACGGGCGTCAGGTGAGCGGATGCTCCGTCCTACGACCCCGGGGGCGAGAGCTGCAGGATCGGGTACAGCAGGCCGAAGCCGGCGTCCAGGCCGCCGTTGAGGCCGTCCACGACGTGGCCGGCGCCGGGGATCTCGATGTAGGCGGTCGTCATGCCGGCGTCCTTCGCCGCGGCGGAGACGGCCTTGGCCGCGGGGATGAAGGCCGGGTCTGCACCGCCGACGGTGAAAATCGCGTTGACCCCGTCGTACTTGCCCTTGTTCGCGGCGAGGATGTTGATCGGCTTGGAGGCCTCGAACTTCGCGGCGTCGCCGCCGTAGATCTGCGCCGTGACGCTGTCGGCATCCTCCGAGCCGGGGTATTCCTCACCGGAGATGTCGAGGATGTTCATGAAGACGTCGGGCTCCTCCGCGCCGTACTTTATGGCGCAGCCGCCGCCGTTGGAGTAGCCGGCGATCACCCAGAACTTCGGGTCTTCCAGGATGTTGAGGTTCGTCTTGGCCCAGTCGACGACGTCCTTCTTGATGTACGTCTCCGCGTTGCCGAAGGTCGAGGAGTCCGCGCACGCGGGGTCTCCCCCGTTGCCGATCTGGTCGGCCACGACGACGATCGGCGCGAGGCCCTTGTTCTTCGACGCGTAGTCGTCGAGCACGGCACCGATGTAGCTCGGGTCGGGGTTGCCGGGGTATCCCATCATGAGGATGACCAGCGGCAGAGCCGGGGCGTTCGCGACCTGCGCCGCGGGGGGCAGGTAGATGCCCGCCGGCCGCGCGTCGAAGCCCGACACCGTCGCCGGGATGACCTGCGTGCCCTGCGTGCCCTTGGCGGGCATGTCGGCCGGCGGCGTCCACGAACTGTAGAGCGGGCCGGCGTTCGTCCGCGTCGGGTCCGGCGTCGGGATGTTCACGGGATTGTCGGCCGAGACGCCGAACATGCTCCCCAGCGTCGGGTTCAGGCCGTAGGCGGCGTTGATGCCGAGGCCGCCGGCCAGCGCGAACACGAGCGCGCCGATGATCGCGAGCACTTTGCGCCACCAGCGCGAGCGGAAGAGGTTGGCCACCGCCAGCCCCACGCCGCCCAGCGCGCCCATCGACCACCACGCGACGAACAGCGGGAGCGGCGACCCGAAGGCGTTCGTCGCGTTGCTCGCCAGGAAGACGCCCAGCGCGATCGCCACGCCCAGCACGATGCCGAGGAGAGACGTCAGCACCCACCGCGGCGAGGGAGTGCGCATCAGCAGGTAGATCGCGAACACCACGGCGGCGATGAGGACGCCCCAATATGCCGGACCGTCGATGACGTTCAGGCTCCACAGTGCGTCCACTCGGGCAGCCTCTCGATCTGTCGGACCAGCGTATGCCTCATGATGCACGGTGCGCCGTCGCGGGACAACAGACCCAGGTCGCGTAGGCCACAGGTGATCCACAGCGCCACCGATACAATCGACACACCAGCGGGAGTGGTGAAACTGGCAGACACGCAGGATTTAGGTTCCTGTGCCTCCGGGCGTGTGGGTTCAAGTCCCACCTTCCGCACGGCGGCGGCCATCGCCACCACCTCCCGCACCACGCCGACCGCCGCATCCGCGGCCCGACGGAATCGACACACGTGCACCACGCCGCGCTTCTTCCCTGGCTCGACCCCGAGACGATCATCGCCGCGGCGGGCCCTTGGGCTCTCCTCGTCGTGTGCTTCATCATCTTCGCCGAGACCGGCCTGCTCATCGGGTTCCTGCTCCCCGGCGACACGCTGCTCATCATCGCGGGGCTCCTCTCGCACCCCTCGGATGTCGCGCCTCACGGGGTCTTCGGCATGAACGTCTGGTTCGTCGCGCTGCTCATCGGCTTCGCGGCCTTCGTCGGCGGCGAGGTCGGCTACCTCATCGGCCACAAGGCCGGCCCGGCGATCTTCGAGCGCAAGGAATCCGGCATCTTCAGCCGTGCCAACGTGGAGCGTACGAACGCCTTCTTCGAGCGCTTCGGCGCCGCGACCGTGATCCTGGCGCGCTTCGTGCCGGTCGTCCGCACGTTCGCGCCGATCGCGGCCGGCGTCGGCCACATGAACAAGTGGCGCTACACGCTCTACAACCTGATCGGCGCCGTGCTGTGGGGCATCGGCCTCACCATGCTCGGGTACGCCGTCGGACTCATCCCCCCGGTGCGCGACTTCGTCACGAGCTACATCGATGTGATCCTCCTCGCCGCGGTAGCCGGCACCATCGGCTTCATCGCCGTGCACTACTTCCGTGAGCGCTCGAAGGCCAAGAAGGAGGCGCTCGCCGGCGACGGTGAGACCGACGCCGCCGAGGCCCAGCACCTCACGCTCGACAAGGACGTCTTCGACCAGCCGCACCACCGCGACGGCGGCACTCCGACGGTCTGACCCTGCTTCCGAGACGGATGCTGCGGCCCGAGGCCGCGGCATCCGTTTCGTGTCTCAGGAGGCTTTCGCGGTCTTCTTGGCCGGCGCCTTCCGGGCCGGCGCCGTCTTGGCGGCAGACGCCTTCGACGATGCGGCGGTCTTGGTGGCGGGCGCCTTCTTCTTGTCGGCGGCGCTGCCCGACGCCTTCGCCGAGCCGGAGGCCGCGGCATCCGTCGTCTTCTTGTCGGACGCGTCCGCTCCGCGCGCCGCCCGGCTGCGCTCGACGCTGGCACGCAGGGCGGCCATCAGGTCGATGACCTCGCCGCCGGAATCCTCCTCGTCCTTCTCGCCGAAGGTCTCGGCGGTGTCGAGCGCGTCGCCCTTCTCGAGCTTGGCCTCGATGAGGGTGCGCAGCTCCTCCTGGTACTCGTCGGTGAAATCCGACGGGGTGAAGTCGGAGGAGAACGACTCGACCAGCGACGCCGAGAGCTCGAGCTCCTTCGCGCTGATGCGCACGCTCTCGTCGAGCGAGGGGAACGCGGCCTCGCGCACCTCGTCGGCCCACAGGAGCGTCTGCAGCACGAGCACGTCGCCGCGCACACGCAGGGCCGCCAGCCGTGTCTTCTGCCGCAGCGAGAAGCGCACGATCGCGGTGCGGTCGGTCTGCTCGAGGGTGCGCCGCAGCAGCACGTAGGCCTTCGGCGAGGCGGAGTCGGGCTCGAGGTAGTAGGCGCGGTCGAGCGTCAGCAGGTCGACCTGCTCCGACGGCACGAACTCCACGACGTCGATCTCGCGGCTGCGCTCGGACGGGAGGGAGTCGAGGTCCTCCTTGGTGAGCACCACCGTGCGATCGCCGTCGTCGTACGCCTTATCGATGTCGGAGTAGGGCACGACCTCGCCGTCGATCTCGCAGACGCGCTGATAGCGG is part of the Microbacterium lemovicicum genome and encodes:
- a CDS encoding Ku protein, whose protein sequence is MRAIWKGALTFGLVNVPVKVYSATEDHDVSLHQVHNKDGGRIRYQRVCEIDGEVVPYSDIDKAYDDGDRTVVLTKEDLDSLPSERSREIDVVEFVPSEQVDLLTLDRAYYLEPDSASPKAYVLLRRTLEQTDRTAIVRFSLRQKTRLAALRVRGDVLVLQTLLWADEVREAAFPSLDESVRISAKELELSASLVESFSSDFTPSDFTDEYQEELRTLIEAKLEKGDALDTAETFGEKDEEDSGGEVIDLMAALRASVERSRAARGADASDKKTTDAAASGSAKASGSAADKKKAPATKTAASSKASAAKTAPARKAPAKKTAKAS
- a CDS encoding type II secretion system F family protein, which gives rise to MIFVWGATLAAGLLLILSPWLWPAGAVASRPASTGRIARLLEGAGYGHLPGKTLPAACAAGGIVAGAIVWLVVPVPALALVAVVIGALAPVALLRGRETGLRRRRRGMWPDVCDLLIASVRAGMALPDAVASLADSGPVALRPAFAQFGRDLAASGHFDSSAERLKSTLADPVADRIIETLRMARQVGGTELTAVLRALSTAVRADVALRAEVEARQSWIRGAAILGVVAPWVILGMLALRPEGAKAYGSAEGVVLIVAGALVSIVAFRIMVRIGRLPEPRRWFG
- a CDS encoding DedA family protein gives rise to the protein MHHAALLPWLDPETIIAAAGPWALLVVCFIIFAETGLLIGFLLPGDTLLIIAGLLSHPSDVAPHGVFGMNVWFVALLIGFAAFVGGEVGYLIGHKAGPAIFERKESGIFSRANVERTNAFFERFGAATVILARFVPVVRTFAPIAAGVGHMNKWRYTLYNLIGAVLWGIGLTMLGYAVGLIPPVRDFVTSYIDVILLAAVAGTIGFIAVHYFRERSKAKKEALAGDGETDAAEAQHLTLDKDVFDQPHHRDGGTPTV
- a CDS encoding CpaF family protein; amino-acid sequence: MSPVASPVAAVAERVRERLRAEQTDPARHPDAAALIARSEVRRHNDFALARGLSPVDDEASCVRDVLAAVSGYGPLQAYLDDPTVEELWINAPDRIFIARGGRSERVPLSLSDTAVRDVVERMLHATGRRVDLSQPFVDASLPDGSRLHVVIPDITRRHWSVNVRKFLPAYRDLDTLEAIGSIAPEAAVHLRAAMTEGRSILVSGATHAGKTTLLAALIGACPPEHRVVTVEETFELAVDAPDLVALQGRQPSLEGSGEVTLRRLVKEALRMRPDRLVVGEVRDAEALDLLLALNTGVPGAATIHANSARDALSKLAALPLLAGRNIDGGFVLPAIASSVHLVAHCAKDAGGRRRVVELVAPTGRVVADAVEARTLYRWDGA
- a CDS encoding alpha/beta hydrolase-fold protein, with the protein product MDALWSLNVIDGPAYWGVLIAAVVFAIYLLMRTPSPRWVLTSLLGIVLGVAIALGVFLASNATNAFGSPLPLFVAWWSMGALGGVGLAVANLFRSRWWRKVLAIIGALVFALAGGLGINAAYGLNPTLGSMFGVSADNPVNIPTPDPTRTNAGPLYSSWTPPADMPAKGTQGTQVIPATVSGFDARPAGIYLPPAAQVANAPALPLVILMMGYPGNPDPSYIGAVLDDYASKNKGLAPIVVVADQIGNGGDPACADSSTFGNAETYIKKDVVDWAKTNLNILEDPKFWVIAGYSNGGGCAIKYGAEEPDVFMNILDISGEEYPGSEDADSVTAQIYGGDAAKFEASKPINILAANKGKYDGVNAIFTVGGADPAFIPAAKAVSAAAKDAGMTTAYIEIPGAGHVVDGLNGGLDAGFGLLYPILQLSPPGS